A part of Mucilaginibacter defluvii genomic DNA contains:
- the mfd gene encoding transcription-repair coupling factor, protein MDIRDILERYKADKRVTALASALNARKNPRVQLRGLVGSGDAAIAVALYFLQHRHMIFVLPEREEAAYFQADLESLTGKEVLLFPSSYRKPFEFTQPDSSNVLARAEVLNELNHSSEYGRLIVTYPEALAEKVIDRSSLEKNTLEMSVGSSLSIDFIIEFLVEYDFERVDFVYEPGQFSVRGGIVDIFSFSHNLPYRAEFFGDYVESIRTFEIDSQLSAEQVKSITIVPNVQSKFLTENNISLLEYVEPDTQVWMKDVQFTLDIIKTGHKKATELWKALSADEKQQNPEWIDPKFSFTDEKMIADQLRDFAVVEFGKQFFYEADEQMHFEMRPQPSFNKDFSLLIHNLKNNEADKIENFIVTDSPKQIERLYAILDDLDKTIKFTPINIALREGFVDHEQHLACYTDHQIFDRYYKYKLKKSYQRSQAITLKDLRELKSGDYVTHIDHGIGKYAGLEKVEVNGKTQEMIRLIYADNDLLYVNINSLNRISKYSGKEGHQPKMNKLGTDTWERLKKTTKKKVKDIARDLIKLYAVRKAQTGNAFSPDSYLQTELEASFLYEDTPDQEKATLDFKKDMESPHPMDRLICGDVGFGKTEVAVRAAFKAVADSKQVAILVPTTILAAQHYKTFSDRLKGFPCNIDYVNRFKSSKQIKETLEKLKEGKVDIIIGTHRLVSKDVKFKDLGLMIIDEEQKFGVSTKEKLKQMRANVDTLTLTATPIPRTLHFSLMGARDLSIISTPPPNRQPVVTELHVFNDKLIKEAVEFELARGGQVFFIHNRVSDLPQLGGLIRKLVPHARIGIAHGQLDGDALEDVMMKFVNAEYDVLVATTIIEAGLDIPNSNTIIINHAHMFGLSDLHQMRGRVGRSNKKAYCYLLSPPLSTLTSEARKRLSAIEEFSDLGSGFNVAMRDLDIRGSGNLLGAEQSGFIAEIGFEMYHKILDEAIQELKDDEFKEVFPDDKPRAFISFTQIDTDQEILIPNEYVTNLSERYNLYTDLSKLENETELIAFKQQLHDRFGPVPPQVNDLLNTMRLQWLGKAIGFEKISLKKNVLRGYFITNQQSPYFETDAFRRVLTFVQGNPRRTNLKEVKNTLRLSIDSVSTIDEAVELLSEVAGVVEV, encoded by the coding sequence TTGGATATACGTGATATTTTAGAACGTTACAAGGCTGACAAGAGGGTAACGGCATTAGCATCAGCGCTTAACGCCAGGAAAAACCCGAGGGTTCAGCTGCGTGGTTTGGTTGGCTCAGGTGATGCCGCCATTGCGGTAGCATTGTATTTTTTGCAGCACAGGCACATGATATTTGTGCTGCCCGAACGGGAAGAGGCTGCCTATTTTCAGGCCGACCTGGAGAGCCTTACCGGTAAAGAAGTACTCCTGTTTCCGTCATCATACCGCAAGCCTTTTGAATTTACCCAGCCCGATAGCAGCAATGTGCTGGCGCGCGCCGAGGTTTTAAACGAACTCAACCATTCATCAGAATATGGCCGGCTGATTGTTACCTATCCTGAGGCTCTGGCTGAAAAGGTGATAGACCGCTCATCACTTGAAAAAAACACGCTCGAAATGAGTGTGGGCAGCAGCTTAAGCATCGACTTCATCATTGAATTTTTAGTAGAGTACGATTTTGAACGGGTTGACTTTGTTTATGAACCCGGTCAGTTCTCGGTACGGGGTGGCATAGTGGATATCTTTTCGTTTTCGCATAACCTTCCTTACCGGGCAGAATTCTTCGGCGATTACGTTGAATCTATCCGGACTTTTGAGATTGATAGCCAGTTATCGGCAGAGCAGGTTAAAAGCATTACCATCGTACCTAACGTACAATCAAAATTCCTTACTGAAAATAATATATCACTGCTTGAATACGTAGAGCCCGATACGCAGGTATGGATGAAGGATGTTCAATTCACCCTGGATATTATTAAAACAGGGCATAAAAAAGCTACGGAGTTATGGAAGGCGTTATCGGCTGATGAAAAGCAGCAAAACCCCGAATGGATTGACCCGAAATTTAGTTTTACCGATGAAAAGATGATTGCCGACCAACTGCGTGATTTTGCCGTAGTTGAGTTTGGTAAACAGTTTTTTTACGAGGCCGATGAGCAGATGCATTTTGAAATGCGTCCGCAGCCATCCTTCAATAAGGATTTTAGCTTGCTGATCCACAACTTGAAGAATAACGAGGCTGATAAGATAGAGAACTTTATTGTTACCGATTCGCCCAAGCAGATAGAGCGCCTTTATGCTATTCTGGACGATTTGGACAAAACCATTAAGTTTACACCGATAAACATAGCGCTGCGCGAAGGCTTTGTTGATCATGAACAGCACCTAGCCTGCTACACTGATCACCAGATATTTGACCGCTATTACAAATACAAGCTCAAAAAAAGCTACCAACGCTCGCAGGCCATTACTTTAAAAGATCTGCGGGAGTTAAAGTCAGGCGATTACGTTACCCACATTGATCACGGTATAGGTAAGTACGCCGGATTAGAAAAGGTTGAGGTTAACGGCAAAACACAGGAAATGATTCGGCTTATTTATGCTGATAACGACCTGTTGTACGTAAACATTAACTCGCTTAACCGTATCTCCAAATACAGCGGTAAAGAGGGGCATCAGCCTAAAATGAATAAACTGGGTACTGATACCTGGGAGCGGCTGAAGAAAACAACAAAAAAAAAAGTTAAGGACATAGCCCGTGACCTGATCAAGCTTTACGCTGTGCGTAAGGCGCAAACGGGTAATGCATTCTCTCCTGACAGTTATCTGCAAACCGAGCTGGAGGCTTCCTTTTTATACGAGGACACCCCCGACCAGGAAAAAGCTACGCTTGATTTCAAGAAAGACATGGAATCGCCACACCCGATGGACCGTCTCATTTGCGGCGACGTGGGTTTTGGTAAAACAGAGGTGGCCGTACGCGCTGCGTTCAAGGCCGTTGCCGATAGTAAGCAGGTAGCCATATTGGTGCCCACCACTATTTTAGCGGCGCAGCATTACAAAACATTCAGCGACCGATTGAAGGGATTTCCCTGCAATATTGATTATGTTAACCGTTTTAAAAGCAGTAAGCAGATCAAGGAGACACTGGAGAAGCTGAAGGAAGGTAAGGTTGATATCATCATCGGTACCCACCGTTTGGTGAGCAAGGACGTTAAGTTTAAGGATCTGGGCCTGATGATTATTGACGAGGAGCAGAAGTTCGGCGTATCAACCAAGGAGAAGCTGAAACAAATGCGTGCCAATGTGGATACGCTAACGCTTACGGCTACGCCCATACCACGTACCTTGCACTTCTCGCTTATGGGCGCACGCGATTTGTCGATCATATCAACCCCGCCGCCAAACCGCCAGCCGGTAGTTACCGAGCTGCATGTATTTAACGATAAGCTGATAAAAGAAGCCGTAGAGTTTGAGCTGGCCCGCGGCGGTCAGGTCTTCTTTATCCATAACCGGGTGAGTGATTTGCCGCAGCTTGGCGGATTGATTCGCAAACTGGTTCCACACGCGCGCATTGGCATAGCCCACGGCCAATTGGATGGCGATGCGCTGGAAGATGTGATGATGAAGTTTGTGAATGCTGAGTACGATGTACTGGTAGCAACCACCATTATTGAAGCCGGTTTGGATATACCTAACTCCAACACCATCATTATAAACCATGCCCACATGTTTGGCCTGAGTGATTTGCACCAGATGCGCGGCCGTGTAGGGCGGAGCAATAAAAAAGCATATTGCTATTTGCTGAGTCCGCCACTTTCAACCCTCACAAGCGAGGCACGTAAGCGGTTGAGCGCAATTGAGGAGTTCAGTGACCTGGGTAGCGGTTTCAATGTAGCCATGCGCGATCTGGACATTCGCGGCAGCGGTAACCTGCTGGGTGCCGAGCAAAGCGGTTTTATAGCCGAAATTGGTTTTGAGATGTACCATAAGATATTGGATGAGGCTATACAGGAGTTGAAAGATGACGAGTTTAAGGAGGTATTTCCGGATGATAAGCCACGTGCCTTTATATCATTTACCCAGATAGATACAGACCAGGAGATATTGATTCCGAATGAATATGTAACTAATTTGTCTGAAAGGTATAATCTGTATACTGATCTATCAAAACTGGAAAATGAAACTGAACTGATCGCTTTCAAACAGCAGCTCCATGACCGTTTTGGCCCCGTACCACCACAGGTTAATGATCTGCTGAATACCATGCGCCTGCAATGGCTGGGCAAGGCAATAGGCTTCGAAAAAATATCACTTAAAAAGAATGTATTGCGCGGTTATTTTATAACTAACCAACAATCGCCATACTTTGAAACAGATGCATTCAGACGCGTACTTACCTTTGTTCAGGGTAATCCACGCCGCACTAACCTTAAAGAAGTTAAAAACACGTTGCGACTAAGCATCGACAGTGTAAGTACCATTGATGAGGCGGTGGAGCTATTGAGTGAGGTTGCAGGTGTGGTAGAAGTATGA
- the def gene encoding peptide deformylase: protein MKYPIIAYGDPVLRKKATAIEPDEYPHIKELVNDMFETMYNARGVGLAAPQIGLSMRLFVVDATPFDDEEPELANFKKAFINAQIIEETGEEWGFNEGCLSIPDVREDVYRKPTIKISYYDENWKHHEDVVSGMAARIIQHEYDHIEGKLFTDKLSPLRKRLIEKRLGDISKGAVKVDYKMKFPNAKKGR, encoded by the coding sequence ATGAAGTATCCTATTATCGCATACGGCGATCCTGTTTTACGCAAAAAAGCCACAGCTATTGAGCCCGACGAATATCCGCATATAAAAGAATTGGTTAATGATATGTTTGAAACCATGTACAATGCGCGTGGCGTTGGGCTGGCGGCTCCGCAAATAGGCCTTTCCATGCGTTTGTTTGTAGTAGATGCCACGCCGTTTGACGATGAGGAGCCGGAACTGGCCAACTTTAAAAAAGCGTTCATTAACGCGCAGATTATTGAGGAAACAGGCGAAGAATGGGGTTTTAACGAGGGCTGCCTGAGCATACCCGATGTGAGGGAAGATGTTTACCGCAAGCCAACCATCAAAATATCATATTATGATGAAAACTGGAAGCATCATGAAGATGTAGTTTCTGGCATGGCGGCACGCATCATTCAACATGAATATGACCATATTGAGGGTAAACTTTTTACCGATAAATTAAGCCCGCTACGTAAGCGCCTGATCGAGAAACGCCTGGGCGATATCTCAAAAGGGGCTGTTAAGGTAGACTATAAAATGAAATTCCCGAACGCAAAAAAAGGAAGATAG
- a CDS encoding pitrilysin family protein: MDHQLHRLPNGIRILFKHAPFAITHCCFLINAGSRDEAPGKDGLAHFIEHLVFKETERRNTSQILNRLELVGADLNAYTTKEYTCIHASFLQEHLERAADLFEDILFHSTFPQDELEKERGVIQDEIASYLDQPEEAIQDDFEGMLFSGHPLGNNILGTAETVEQLNGDDISQFIKANYATDEMVFGVFGNYDFKKVVKLAEKYFGPVPANYNKKQRLAPAINSSAHIVQQKPITQTHCVIGTQAYSSSHEDKYGLLLANNLLGGMGMSSRLNLEIREKHGIAYTIESNYTSLTDTGMFSIYFGTDAEKAAKATKLIQRELKKMRDNKLGTLQFHQAKQKFIGQIALAEESRMSLIISMAKSLLDFGHADSLDEVFAKVNAVTADQVLRICNEVFDNNRLMTLVFEPK; this comes from the coding sequence ATGGATCATCAGCTACATAGGTTGCCCAACGGCATACGTATACTGTTTAAACACGCACCATTCGCGATTACGCATTGCTGTTTTTTAATTAATGCCGGCTCGCGCGATGAAGCGCCAGGAAAAGATGGCCTCGCGCATTTTATAGAGCACCTGGTATTTAAAGAAACCGAGCGGCGCAACACCTCGCAGATATTAAACCGCCTTGAACTGGTGGGTGCCGATCTGAATGCTTATACCACCAAAGAGTACACGTGTATTCACGCCTCATTTTTGCAGGAGCACCTGGAACGGGCTGCCGACCTGTTTGAAGATATATTATTTCACAGCACATTCCCTCAAGACGAACTGGAGAAGGAGCGGGGCGTTATCCAGGATGAGATTGCCTCATACCTCGATCAGCCCGAAGAAGCTATACAGGATGACTTTGAAGGCATGTTGTTCAGCGGCCACCCGCTTGGCAACAATATACTCGGCACCGCCGAAACAGTTGAGCAATTGAACGGGGACGACATTAGCCAATTCATTAAAGCTAACTACGCTACGGACGAAATGGTATTCGGCGTTTTTGGCAATTACGATTTTAAAAAAGTGGTTAAGCTTGCCGAAAAATATTTTGGCCCAGTACCAGCAAATTACAATAAAAAACAACGGCTGGCGCCCGCAATTAATTCATCCGCACATATCGTCCAACAAAAGCCCATTACACAAACCCATTGTGTTATAGGCACACAAGCTTATTCATCTTCACACGAAGATAAATATGGTTTACTGCTGGCTAATAACCTGCTGGGTGGCATGGGTATGAGCAGCCGGCTTAACCTAGAGATACGCGAAAAGCACGGCATAGCTTACACTATTGAGTCGAATTATACCTCTCTGACGGATACGGGCATGTTCTCGATATACTTTGGTACCGATGCCGAAAAAGCGGCCAAAGCTACCAAGTTGATCCAGCGGGAACTGAAAAAGATGCGCGATAACAAACTGGGCACGCTGCAATTCCATCAGGCTAAACAAAAGTTTATCGGCCAGATCGCGCTTGCCGAGGAAAGCCGCATGAGCCTGATCATCTCCATGGCTAAGAGCCTGCTTGATTTTGGTCATGCCGATAGCCTGGACGAAGTGTTTGCCAAAGTAAACGCCGTAACGGCCGACCAGGTGTTGCGGATATGCAACGAAGTGTTTGATAATAACCGCCTGATGACATTGGTATTTGAACCTAAATAA
- the hpt gene encoding hypoxanthine phosphoribosyltransferase, which yields MNIKIADLEFEPFIAADEIEKRVRVIGAQLNVDFKHTTPIIVGVLNGSFIFIADLIKQITIPCEVTFTKLASYYGGTSSTRKVREDIDLSVDIEGRDVILIEDIVESGNTLHYLLDKLAVRKPKSITVCTLLLKPAALDHKIDALKYVGFEIENDFVIGYGLDYQELGRNLKEIYRKV from the coding sequence ATGAATATTAAGATAGCCGACCTTGAATTTGAACCGTTTATAGCAGCCGATGAAATAGAAAAACGTGTTAGGGTGATAGGCGCGCAGCTTAATGTTGATTTTAAACATACAACGCCCATTATTGTAGGTGTGCTTAACGGTAGCTTTATATTTATAGCCGACCTGATTAAGCAGATCACTATACCCTGCGAGGTTACCTTTACCAAGTTGGCATCATACTATGGTGGCACATCAAGCACACGCAAGGTACGCGAGGACATTGATTTGAGTGTTGATATTGAAGGCCGCGACGTGATATTGATTGAGGATATTGTAGAAAGCGGTAATACCCTGCATTATTTGTTGGATAAACTTGCTGTGCGCAAACCAAAATCGATAACAGTATGCACGCTGCTGCTTAAGCCCGCCGCCCTCGACCATAAGATAGATGCGCTGAAATATGTAGGCTTTGAAATTGAGAACGATTTTGTGATAGGCTACGGGCTGGATTACCAGGAACTCGGCCGTAATTTAAAAGAGATTTACAGGAAGGTGTAA
- a CDS encoding rhodanese-related sulfurtransferase: MAKYNTLLYYCYTTIADAEQYAADHLQFCKQLGLTGRIIVAGEGLNGTVSGTVEACQAYMDAIKADSRFDSLEFKIDEVDEPSFVKMHVRYKSEIVHSGLRDPHIINPQQKTGKHLEPVEFMEMKDRDDVVILDVRSNYEHSLGKFKNAVTLDIDNFRDFPAMINELAQYKDKKILTYCTGGIKCEKASALLLHEGFTDVYQLHGGIIKYGKEAGGKDFEGKCYVFDNRLSVDVNSVNPEVISKCYNCGAITDKMINCANPECNEHFTQCDACGTKMEGCCSDACMSHPRKRTYDGTGYYVKVPQPVNTKKTKLQPATEI; the protein is encoded by the coding sequence ATGGCAAAGTATAATACCCTACTGTACTATTGTTACACAACAATAGCTGATGCGGAGCAGTATGCCGCAGATCACCTTCAATTTTGTAAACAACTTGGCTTAACCGGTCGCATAATTGTAGCCGGTGAAGGGCTTAACGGTACCGTATCCGGCACGGTTGAAGCCTGCCAGGCTTATATGGACGCGATTAAGGCTGATAGCCGCTTTGACTCCCTGGAGTTTAAGATTGATGAGGTTGACGAACCGTCGTTCGTAAAAATGCACGTTCGTTATAAATCGGAGATCGTGCACTCGGGCCTGCGCGATCCGCATATCATCAACCCGCAACAAAAAACCGGTAAACACCTGGAACCGGTTGAATTTATGGAGATGAAGGACCGGGATGATGTGGTGATACTCGACGTTCGCTCAAATTACGAACACTCTTTAGGCAAATTCAAAAATGCCGTAACACTTGACATTGATAACTTTCGCGATTTCCCGGCCATGATCAACGAGCTGGCGCAATACAAGGATAAAAAGATATTGACCTATTGCACCGGCGGCATCAAATGCGAAAAGGCATCGGCCCTGTTATTGCACGAAGGTTTTACCGATGTTTACCAATTACATGGCGGCATTATAAAATATGGCAAGGAGGCCGGCGGTAAGGATTTTGAAGGAAAATGTTACGTTTTCGATAATCGCCTGTCGGTTGATGTAAACAGCGTAAACCCTGAAGTTATTTCAAAATGTTATAACTGCGGCGCCATTACTGATAAGATGATCAACTGCGCTAACCCCGAGTGCAACGAACACTTTACCCAATGCGATGCCTGCGGCACCAAAATGGAAGGCTGCTGTAGCGATGCCTGCATGAGCCACCCCCGCAAGCGTACTTACGATGGTACGGGCTACTACGTAAAAGTACCGCAACCAGTAAACACGAAAAAGACCAAGCTGCAACCAGCCACGGAAATATAA